In Ursus arctos isolate Adak ecotype North America unplaced genomic scaffold, UrsArc2.0 scaffold_2, whole genome shotgun sequence, the genomic stretch TGGAGGGATTGACTGGCCTGGATTCCAGGGGAGAGGCACATCCTGGGGCTCCGGTCCCGTGGACTTCCGTGGCCTCTCCTGCCACTGTCATCAGCTTCTCTTGGCTCTCCAGCTCATTcagcctctcctctgtctctcccggTAGCTTCCTATGAGGACCGAGTTACCTTCTCACACAGTGGCATCACTTTCCATTCCGTGACCCGGAAAGACACGGGGATGTATACGTGTATGGTCTCCGACGAAGGCGGGAACACCTATGGGGAGGTCACCGTCAAGCTCATTGTGCTTGGTATGTGCTACGCTTTTTCTGTGTGGTCTCGGAATTCATTGCTTCCCTAAGCCCTCACGGGCTCCGCTAAGCTTCGGAGCTCAGTGATGGCGAGAACGCTCATGGGTTGGGGGTTCAGAGTCACGGTGCCGGCAGAGAGGGGATGAGCCCCTGGGTAGGGGGAAGCTGAGGGCATGGTGAGGGTTGGAGGCTAGAGCTGAGGTATGGGGGTATCAGCAGCTTAGCCTCTAGGCAGCGCTCTCTGACCTTGTGCTCAGTCCCTCTGTCCCTTCACAGTGCCTCCATCCAAGCCTACGGTCAACGTCCCCTCCTCTGCTACCATTGGGAGTCGGGCAGTGCTGACTTGCTCAGAGAAAGACGGCTCTCCCCCTTCTGAGTTCTACTGGTTCAAGGACGGGGTCCTGATGCCTACGGAGCCCAAGAGCAACCGTGCCTTCAGCAATTCTTCCTATAGCCTGGATCACAAGACAGGGGAGCTGGTAGGGATGGGGTAGCAAGGAAAGGTGTGGGGGGGCACAGTTAGAGAATCCTTGAAGGTGGGGAAGAAGAACAGCAACAAGGTGAATTGGCATCAGGGTCAGGAGACAAAAGATGGATACCTGGACACTTCATCAGGATGGGcattgcataatgtatagaattgttgaatcactatgttgtacacctgaaagtaacaTGGTATATGTCAACTCtaatgcaattaaaaaacaaaaataggggggcgtgcgactcttggtctcagggtcgtgagttcaagccccacgttgggtgtagagctaactgaaaaaaaaaaaaaaggtacttggCTTCTTCAGGCAGGAAGCCAACTGTTGTCTTCCCTTCAGGTCTTCGATCCCGTGTCGGCCTCTGATACTGGAGATTACATGTGTCAGGCGCAGAATGGGTATGGTTCCCCCATGAGGTCAGATGCTGTGCACATGGAAGCCGGTGAGCAGGGGTGTGCGGAGCAGGGCTTGAGCTCAGACCTGGGGTGGGGATTGGGGGTCTGCTTTTCATCTTGGCTTGGGTGGTGGTGTGAGCAGTGTGAGTGAGCCGTCAGGGGACTGACCTCTCGTTTGTGTCTCATAGCGGAGTTGAATGTAGGGGGCATCGTGGCGGCTGTCCTCGTCACACTCATTCTCCTTGGAGTCTTGGTTTTGGGCATCTGGTTCGCCTATAGACGAGGCTACTTTGACAGTGAGTATTTGCCCTCAAAGGCACTCCTTTTTATTGTCCTCCTTTCAGGGCACGGTTCTTGGGTGCCATCTGAGTACTGGCCTGATAGGGAGTCCACACGTGCGGGGTTATCTCCTGGGAGAGCACCACTTAACGTGCTGCGTGCTGTTGCCCCCACCCTTCCGTGCCCTGCTCTCTTCTGTTCTGCTCACACTCACGGTCCCGTTTCTTCTCTTTCAGGAGCAAAGAAAGGGTGAGTGAGGTGCTGTCCTGGGGACCTCTGAGCTGGAGAACATGGATGCTGTGGTTTGAAGCTGAGATGGGCCCAGGGGAAGGGGTTGGAGGTGGAGGCAGCCCCGGTTGGGTGGACGTCCGGGTTTCTACCTCTCCCTGTTCCCTGTGGCCTTGCATTTGTCCTGTCTCCCTCCACCCACACGTCCCTGCTGGCACTCTGCTTCTGTAAAGCTCTGAGTCCAGCCCCTAGAGTTGGCAAGCAGAGGTTAAGGAGAGCACTAAGGGACTGAGCATCTCCATCTTCTGGCTTGTCTGCAGGACCTCGAGTAAGAAGGTGATTTACAGCCAGCCCAC encodes the following:
- the F11R gene encoding junctional adhesion molecule A, producing the protein MGTEARTGRRELLLFTSVILCCLALGRGAVYTSEPEVRVAENKPAKLSCSYSGFSSPRVEWKFAQGDVTSLVCYNNKITASYEDRVTFSHSGITFHSVTRKDTGMYTCMVSDEGGNTYGEVTVKLIVLVPPSKPTVNVPSSATIGSRAVLTCSEKDGSPPSEFYWFKDGVLMPTEPKSNRAFSNSSYSLDHKTGELVFDPVSASDTGDYMCQAQNGYGSPMRSDAVHMEAAELNVGGIVAAVLVTLILLGVLVLGIWFAYRRGYFDRAKKGTSSKKVIYSQPTARSEGEFRQTSSFLV